A region of the Acidobacteriota bacterium genome:
CTCGAGCTCGACATCCGCAGCCGCGAGGCGGCCGAGGCGGTCGCCGACCTCGAGGTGCAGGTGCTCGTTCACCACGCCGCCCAGATGGATGTCGGGCGCTCCGTCAAGGACCCCTGCTTCGATGCCGACGTCAACATCGTCGGCAGCCTGAATCTGATCGAAGCCGGCCGCCGGGCGGCCCTGCAGCAGGTGCTCTTCGCTTCCACTGGCGGCGCCATGTACGGCGAGCAGGAGGTCTACCCGGCGCCGGAGGATCATCCGACGCGGCCGGTGTCTCCCTACGGGGTCAGCAAGCTGGCGCTCGAGCGCTACCTCTACTTCTACCACCAGGAGTACTCCCTCGACGCCACTTGCTTGCGCTATGCCAACGTCTACGGCGAGCGCCAGAATCCCCATGGCGAAGCCGGCGTGGTGGCGATCTTCCTCAACCGCCTGCTCGCCGGCGAGACGCCGCGCATCAACGGCGACGGCGGCCAGACCCGCGACTACATTCACGTCTCCGACGTGGTGCGGGCCAATCTCTCGGCGCTCGGTCGACCGGGCTTTCACATCTACAACATCGGCACCGGCCGCGAGACCTCGGTGCTCGGGCTCTACGACGGCCTGCGGCGAGCCGCCGAGAGCGAGATTCGGGCCGAGCATGGACCGCCGCGACCGGGGGAGCAGCGGCGCTCTTCGATCGACGGCTCGGTCGCCCGACGCGAGCTCGCTTTGCCAGATCCCCTCGACCTCGAGGCCGGTCTGGGGCGCACCGCGGGTTGGTTCCGGGACCGGACCTGAGGCCAGCCCCGATGCGGTGGGCGGGGACCGGCTGCTGGCTGCTGCTGACGGCCTGTGTCTTCGGCGCTTGCGGCCCTGGAGAGCAGCCGCCGGACCGCCTGCTGCTGGCCACCGCGGGGCCCCAGCCGGTCGAGTGGGTGAGCCTGGCCGGCAGCGAGCGGCGGGCGGTGACCGCGACCGACGGTGTCGCCTGGCGCGGCGAGGTGATCCTGCAGCCGGGCGACGCCCTCGACTTCAGCCTGGCCCTCGTCCCCGGAGCGGCGAGCGGTGTTTCGGCCGAAGCCGTCGTCGAAACGGCCTCCGGGCGCGAGCTGGCGCGGTGGCCGCTGTCGACGGCCGGGAGCTGGCAGGAGCAGCGGCTCGATCTGCCGCTGACCGGCCGTCATGAGCTGGTCCTCCGCTCGGTAGGCGCCGGCACCGTCGCCTGGGCCGAGCTCAGCCTGCTGCGACGGCCCTCGCCCGCGGTTGGCGGCGAGCGCCCCAACCTGATCCTGATCTCCCTCGATACGGTGCGCGCCGATCATCTGTCGCTCTACGGCTATCACCGGCCCACCAGCCCCTCTCTGGAGGCTCTGGCGGCCTCTTCCTGGGTCTTCGAGCAGTCCTTTTCCACTTCGACCTGGACTCTGCCCAGCCACGGCTCGATGTTCACCGGACTGCTGCCGGACCAGCACGGTCTGCAGCGGGTCGCCGATCGCCTGGCCCCGAATGCGGAAACGGCGGCCGAGCGCCTGGCCGCCGACGGCTACCGCACGGCGGCGATCACCGACGGAGGCTTTCTGGGGTCGCGCTGGGGCTTCGCCCAGGGCTTCGAGCGCTACGACAGTACTTCCGGCCAGGCCTGGGAGCCGAAGGACGCGGCGGTGATCTTCCGCCGGGCCGCCGAGTGGGTGGCGGCCAACCGCCATCGTCCATTCTTCCTCTTCGTCCACACCTACGAAGCCCATCAGCCCTATTTCAATCGCGAGGGCTTCGCCGATCCCTTCCTCGATCCCGACTACCGCGGCCCCTTCGAGCAGTCGGCCAACGTCTTTCGCAAGGATGTCGATCTGCCGGCAGAGGTCGAGCGCATCACCGCCCTCTACGACGGCGGCCTGCGTCGCATGGACCACTACCTCGGCCGCTTCCTGGACGACTTGGAAGCGCGAGGCGTGCTCGACTCGACAGCGCTGATCGTCACCTCCGACCATGGCGAGGGCCTGAACGAGCACGGCGACTTCGAGCATGCCCACGGCGAGGTCTTCGACGAGCATGTGCGGGTGCCCCTGCTGGTGCGGCCGGCGGGCGGCGTGAGCGCAGCCCGAGTGGCGACGCCGGTGACCTCCCTCGACGTCCTGCCGACACTGCTCGATTTCGCCGGCCTCGAAGACCCTGGCCTGCTCGGCGGGTCGCTGCGCCGTCTGGCGGAGGCCCCTTCGCAGCCATCGCGAGCGGTGCTCAGCCACGGCATCAACTCGCTGCAGGAGCTCTTCGAGCGCCGCTACCGCCTGGGTGAAGGGGACTCCCTGGTGATCTTCGACCGGCCGCGCCAGGCGCTCGCGGGATTTCAGCCGAGCAGCGATCCGGAGATGCGCCGGCCGCAGCCGCCGAGCCCTGACGACCCCGCCGCCCGGCGCCTCGGCCGCCTGTTGGCTTGGTTGGGAGAGGGCGACTACTGGACCTGTTTCGAGGCCGGGCGCCGACTCACCTGGGTCGACGGCGCTGCGCTGGCGGTGGCCGGCCACTGGAGCGGCGAAGGGTGGCAGTCGGGGCCGGCTCCGGCGGAGCTCTCCGCCGCTCCCGGACAGGAGCTCTGCGTCAGCTTCGAGATCCTACCCGGCCAAGGGCCGCGGGCGGTCGAGGTCGACGGTCGGCGGCTCCGCCTGCGTCGAGCGCCAGCCGATACCTCGGCCGCTGCGAGCCCATTGGTGTCGGATCAGCCACTCCTGCCTTCCTCTGGTGACGCGGTGCTGGTCTGGCCGACGGCGGCGGCGTTCGAAGCCGAGCGCACCACCCTCGATGAGGCCGCCACCGAGGAGCTCCGCGCCCTCGGTTATCTCGGTTGAGGCGGCTCTAGACGCCGAGTTTTGGCGCGGCGCAGGAATCTCTTGGGACGAGGCCCCAACAACCGTGTCCGCGAGAACGTAAAATTAGGCATATGAGCCTGCGTTTTGCGATCTTGGCGACGGTCGTCGTTTCGGGACTCGTCCAGCTCGGCTGTGCCGGAGCCGAGGCGGAGTCTTCGCGCCACCTGATGGTGAGCCGCGGATCCCTGACGCCGCGGGTCCTGATGACCGGCGAGCTGGTGGCCGGTCGTGCCCACAGCCTGGCGGTGCCGCGCACCCCGACCTGGGAGGTGCAGATTCGCTGGATGGCCGAGGACGGTACCGAGGTGGTGGCCGGCGACAGGGTGGTCGAGCTCGACAACACCCCCTTTCTGACGGAGCTCGAAGAGAAGAGGCTGACCCTGTCCCAACACAAGGAAGAGCTGGCCCGCAAGCGCGCCGAGGGCAAGCTACAGATCGCCGATGGCGAGTTCGCCGTCGCCCAGGCGGAAGCCGGCCTCGAAAAGGCGCGCATCGCCGCCGCCGTGCCCGAGGCGCTGATGGCGCGGCGCGAGTTCGAAGAGCTCCAGCTAGCGCTGCGGCGGGCCGAGATCGATCTCGACAAGGCGCGCGAGAGTCTTGCCGCGACCCGCCGGCGAAGCGAGTCGGAGCTCGCCATTCAGCGCATCCAGGTGGAGCGCTTCGGCCGCCAGATCGACCTCGCCGAGAACGCCGTCTCGTCTCTGCAGTTGACGGCGCCGGTGGACGGTATTCTGGTGGTGGGCAATCATCCCTGGGAAGGTCGCAAACTGCAGGTCGGAGACTCGGTTTGGGTCGGCATGACGGTGGCCCGGATCCCGGACCTGACGACCATGCGAGTGGCGGCCGATCTCCCCGATGTCGACGATGGCCGGGTGGCCGTCGGCATGAAAGTTCGCTGCACCCTCGATGCGTACCCGCAAGAATCCTTCGCCGGCCGCGTCGAGCAGGTGGCGATGGTCGCCAAGGAAGCCAGCAGTCGCAGCCTGCGACGGTTCTTCGACGTCGAAGTCGGCCTCGACGAGGGCGACTCGGACCGGATGCGGCCGGGGATGTCGGTGAAAGTGGAAGTGTTCGGTGAGGAGCGGGCCGATGCCTTGCTGGCCCCCCGGGCCGCCCTCGATCTCGACGCCGAGAGCCCGCGGGCTCGGACTCCCGGGGGCTGGCGCGAAGTCGACCTCGGATCCTGCGATGCGCATCATTGCGAGGTCACCGGAGGTTTGAGCGAGGGAACCCGCCTGGCCGCGGTTGGAGAGGCCTGGTGAAGCGTCTGGCCCTCGCCGCGGTGATCGTCGGTCTGCTGGTGGCGGTGGTGAGCTGGGCCGGCGGCGGCAGCGAGGAGCAAGCCTGGAGCGAGGTGGTGCGTGGTGATCTGGTGATCGGTATCGAGGTCAGCGGCGAGCTCCGGGCCGCCTATTCGGACCTCCTCGGACCGCCACCGATGCCGGGCGTGGCGTCCTACAAAATCGCCTCCCTGATGCCCGAAGGGCGGGCGGTGAAGGCAGGAATGCCGGTGCTGCGCTTCGATACCTCGGACCTGGAGCGGCGCCTGCTCGAAAAAATGGCGGAGAAGGAATCTGCCGACAAAGAGCTCGAGAAGCTCGGCACGACCCTGGCCTCGGAGCGGCGCGCCAGCGAGCTGCGCCTGGCCGAGGCACGAGCACGGCTGCGTCGCGAAGATCTCAAGATCGACGTTCCCGAGGATTTGGTGCAGGCCAACCAGCTCGCCACCACCCGCCTCGATCGCGAGCTGGCGGCGGACGAGGTGGCCCACCTCGAACAGCGTCTCGAGCTGATGGGGCGTCAGTCCCGGGCCCAGTTGGCCTCCTGGCGCGAGCGCAGCGCGCGGGCCGCCGGCCGGGTCGAGGAGATTCGGCAGCAGATCGAGCGCATGACGGTGCGGGCGCCGCGGGACGGCACCTTGCTGCATCGCGCCGACCACCGAGGCGACAAGAAACGGGTGGGAGATTCGGCGTGGCAGCGCGACAAGGTGGTCGAGATTCCGGATCTCGAACGCATGATGGCGGAGGGGCAGGTGGAGGAGGCGGACGCCGGCCTTCTCGCCCTCGGTCAGGCGGTCACCCTGCGGCTCGACGCCCACCCCGACGAGGTCTACTCCGGAAAGGTCGTTTCCCTCGGCGATTCCGTCCGGCGGCGCTCGCGCTTCAATCCCCTCAAGGTGGTGGCGGTGGAGATCGAGCTCACGAACACCGACGTCGAACGGATGCGTCCCGGCATGCGTTTCCAGGGCGCCATCGAGATCGAGCGTGTCCCCGACATCCTGCTCGCCGAGGTGGCGGCCGTCGGCGAAGGCCTGGACGGACCGGTGGCGCGGCGCAAGAGCCTGTGGGGAGAGGAAACGGTGCGCGTCGAAACCGGCCGCAGCAACCGCCAGCAGGTCGAGGTGCTGGCGGGCCTCTCGGCCGGTGACCGCCTGCGGACCGGGGGAGGCCGACCGTGAAGTCCTGGCTCGCCCTCGCCGGCGTGGTGGTGCTCGGAGCGGTGCTGTTCTTGACCTTCGGCGCCGCCGCCGGCCCGGAGATCCCCACCCAGCGTCTAGAACGTCGCGACTTCGTCCGCCGGGTGCCCGCCGAGGGCTATCTGCGGGCCACCCAGTCGAACGCCCTCAAGGTGCCGAGCACCATTCAAGGCCCGGTGCGTATCGCCTGGGTGACCGAGGACGGTTCGCGGGTGGCGGCGGGCGAGCCGGTGGTGCGCTTCGATCCGAGCGATTTCGAAGAGCGCATGACCCAGGCGCGGGACGATCTCGATCGTCTCGGCTTCGAGCGCCGCTCCGAGGACTCGACCTCCCAGGCGGAGCTCGCCAACCTCGATCGCGATGCCGAGGTCGCCCGCCTCGAGCTCGATTCGGCGGAGCGCTTTCAGAAGCGCGACGAGCAGCTCTTCTCCCGCACCGAAATCATCGAGTCCGAGATCGACGGTGATCTCGCCCGCCACCGGCAGCGCCACGCCGAATCGTCGAAGGCGGACCGCGCCAAGCTGTCGCGTACCCAGCTCGACCTCCTCGGTATCGAGCAGCGCCAAGCCAATCTCCGCCTCGCCACCGCCGAAAGCAGCCTCGAGGATCTTGAGATCGTGTCGCCCCAGGACGGTATCGTGGTGCTCAAGACCGACTGGCGCGGCAATCCGCCGCGCACCGGCGACACCACCTGGGCGGGGCAGCCGCTGGCCGAGATCCCTAACCTCGCGGAGATGGAGGCGGAGGTCTGGGTGCTCGAGGCGGATGCCGGAGGGCTGGCGGCGGGGCAGGCCGCGTCGTTGGTGGTCGAGGCTCATCCGGAAGTGCGCCACGGCGCGGTGGTCAAGAGCGTCGACTCGGTCGCCAAGCCGCGGCGCCGGGGATCGCCGGTGCAGTACTTTTCCGTCGTACTGACCCTCGAGGAGACCGATCCGGCGGTGATGAAGCCGGGGCAGCGGGTGCGGGCCGAGCTCCTGGTCGAGGAGCGGCCGGATGCTCTGGTGGTGCCGCGGCAGGCGATTTTCGAGCGTGACGGTGAGTTCGTGGTCTTCGCTCGCCAGGGAGCTGGATTCGAGCCTCGATCGGTGGTGATGGCGACCACCTTTCTCGGCCAGAGCGTGGTCGAAGGCCTCGACGAAGGAACCGAGATCGCGCTCGTCGATCCCGCCGCGTCGAGCTCTTCGGCGTCGTCCCAGGAGGCCGCGCCGCCGAGCGCCGCCGAAGGAGTCCTGGCGCCTTGAACCTGCGCGAGGCCTTGTCCAGCGCCGCCGAGAATCTGGCCGGCCACAAGCTGCGCTCGGCGCTCACCATGTTGGGCATGATCTTTGGCGTCGGTGCCGTCATCGCGATGCTCTCGATCGGTGCCGGGGCCGAGCAGCAGGCCCTCGAGATGATCGAAAGCCTGGGCCTCAACAATGTCTTGGTGCGGGACGCCGCGCCCGAGGGCGAAGAGCTCCAAGAGGCGCGGGAAAAATCCCCCGGCGTGTCGCTGCGCGACGTCGCCGCCATCGAGGACGCGGTCCCCGGGGTCGCCGAGGCGTCGCCGCGGGTGCGCATCGAGCCTTATCGCGTGCTCGCCGCCGGCGGCAAGAGCGAGGCTCTGGTCTTCGGGGTCTCCCATCGCCACGCTCGCCTCGCCGGCTTGAGGGTCTCCGAGGGACGATTTTTCGATTCCCGCGACGAGGCCCACCACGGCCAGGTTTGCGTCATCGGTGCCGAGGTGCGGCGCGAGCTCTTCGGCTTCGGACCGGCCATCGGCCAAGACCTCAAGGTCAACGATGTCTGGTTCGAGGTGGTCGGTATCCTGAGCACCGGCGGCGCCACCGCCGACTCCTTCCAGGGAGTTCAGCTCGGTGAGCCGGCGCGCGAGATCTACGTGCCGGTGTCGACGGCCCTGCGCAAGTTCGATCAAGGGCCCCTCGACTCACCGTTGAGCGAGATCGTGGTGCGTCTCGAAAACGGTGCGCCGGCCCGCCGCACCGGCGACCTCGTCGCCGGCCTGCTCGATCGGCTGCACGCCGGTGCCGGTGACTTCGAGCTGGTGGTGCCGGAGGCTCTGCTGGCCCAGAGCCGGCGCACCCAGCGCCTGTTCAATCTGGTGATGGGCTGCATCGCCGGCATCTCTCTGCTGGTGGGCGGCATCGGCATCATGAACATCATGCTGGCGACGGTGCTCGAGCGCACCCGCGAAATCGGCGTGCGGCGCGCCGTCGGCGCCCGCGGTCGCGACATCCAGTTCCAGTTCCTCACCGAGGCCTTCGCGATCAGCCTGCTCGGCGGAATAGCGGGGGTGGTGGTGGGGGTCGCTATTGCTCGCGGCGTCGCCGCCTGGGCGGATTGGGAAACGGTGGTCACGCTGGGGTCGGTGTTGCTTTCGACCGGCGTGGCGATGGCCGTCGGCCTGGCCTCGGGCTACTACCCGGCGGTGCGCGCCGCCCGCCTCGACCCGGTCGACGCCCTGCGCTACGAGTAGACTCCGCCCATGCGGTGGCGCAATCTACTTCTGCTGGCCGGTGTCCTGGTGCTGGCCTACTTCCTCCTCTGGCCGGTGCCGGTGGCGCCGGTCGCCTGGCAGGCCCCGGCCAATCCCGGCTACGGCGACGGTGCGGCCGGCTCGCCGCTGGCGCAGCTCGAGCGCATTCCTCTGCCCGCCGGCGAGCACGGCATGGAAGACCTCGCCCTGGGCCCCGATGGCGCCATTTACGGCGGTACCGAGAGCGGTGCCGTGTTGCGCCTCGATCCCGCCAGCGGCGAGATCCGCGAGTGGCGACGGTTCCCGGGCCGCCCGCTCGGCTTGACCTTCGATCGCGACGGCACCCTGTGGCTGGCCGACGCCTTCCGCGGCCTGGTGCGGGTCGCCGCCGATGGCTCGGCGGAGCTGGTGGCGACGGCGGCCGAGGGCACCGATTTCGGCTTCACCAACAACGTCGACGTCGCGCCCGATGGGCGGGTCTACTTCAGCGACGCGTCCTCGAAGTTCGCGGCCCGCGAGTGGGGCGGCACCTACGCTTCCAGCAAGCTCGACATCCTCGAGCATGGCGGCCACGGCCGCCTGCTGCGTTTTGATCCGAAGAGCGGTGAGACGGAGGTTCTACTGCGGGGGCTGCAGTTCGCCAACGGCGTGGCGGTGGCGGCCGACGGCCGCTTCGTGCTGGTCGCCGAGACCGGCTCCTACAGCATTCGACGGCTGTGGCTCGAGGGTCCTAAGGCCGGCACCGACGAGCCCTTCGCCGGGCCATTCCCGGGTTTCCCGGACAATCTCACTCGCGGCCCGGCGGGGCGCTTTTGGGTCGCCCTGGTCTCGCCGCGGAATCGCCTGCTCGACGCCCTTTCAGGAAGCCCCGGCAGCCGCCGCGCCATCTGGCGCCTGCCGGCCTTCCTGCGTCCGGAAGCCACCGTCTACGGCCACGTCATCGCCCTCGACGACGCCGGGCGCCCGTTGCTGGACCTGCAGGATCCGGCGGGCGCCCTGGCGGTCAACACGGCGGTTCTCGAAACCGCCACCGACCTCTGGGTGGCGAGCCTGCAGGAACCCGCCATCGGTCGCCTCCCCAAGGCCGGCTTGGGGCTCCCGGAGCCGGCCTTGCCGCCGTCGGGCGAGGCTCAGGAGCTCTTCGAGCCGAGGGCCGGCGATCCCGGGCCGAAGGCGTAGACCATCAGCAGGCCGCCGAGGATGGAGAGGTTCTTCAGAAAGGCGATGACCTCCATCTGATCGGCGAAGTTGGTGTGGAAGATCAGGGTCGCCGGAATCAGGAAGATGATCAGCGCCAGGGCTCCCAGGCGGGCCTTGAAGCCGGTGACCAGAGAGAGGCCGCCGAAGAGCTCCAGCACGATGGCACCGGCGAGGAGAAGGCCGGTCATCGGCATGCCTTTGGACTCCATGTAGGCCTGCGAGCCGGCGAAGTCGGTGATCTTGCCGAACGCCGACATGAGAAAGATTCCGGACAACAGGATGCGACCGAGCAACGGGGCGATCTTCTGCATGGGGTCCTCCCAGAAGTGACAACGAATGGGTGATGTGGCCCTATGCTATCGCCCGTCGTCTTCACCTACCTCTCCGGGATTGCGCTCGGTAGGGGGAGCGTCGCGGAGGAGATGCCCTGACGACGGCTCCGGGCGGTGGTATCGTCCCTGCCGTCATGCACTGTCCAAGGCCCCTGCGCTGGCTTCCGGCACTCGCCCTCGGCCTGGCCTGCTCGGCCCCTCCGGAGGTCGTCGCGCCGGCCGATGCGCGGCTCTTCGAGCCGCCGCGGGACGGTTGTCTACGCTCCGAGCACGTCGAGCGCTATCTCACCGTGCTGCGGCGGGCGGCAGTGCTGCGCCGCGACCGGGTGGCGTCCTTCGACCGGGAGCTGACGCTGACCAGCGACGGCGGCTTGGCCGGCCTGCGTCGGGCTTACGAGGCAGTCGACGGGTTGCGCGAGCTCGCCGGCCTCGAAGAGCAGGCGGCCCGCGAGCTGGGCTTCGATCCCCACGAGCATGCCTGGGTGGCGGCGACCCTCGAAGAGGCCGAGCTGACCCTCGCCGAGGCCGAGATGCGGGCCTTGGCGGAGGACCCCGAAGAGCGCTCCAACGGCCGTAACGGCCGGCGCCCGCGGCAGGCCGTGGTGGACGATCCGGAGCAGCGTGCCCAGCTCGCCAACGAAGGCGTCCTGCGGCGCTATCGGCGTGCCCTCGAGCAGGCCCGTGGTGGGGGAGTGCACAGTGTTCCCTAAATCTGCAGTGTTCCCTAGGACTTCCGACTCCTGGGCCCGCGATCTACGCTGCTCGCGCGACGATCACCGGGCGCCCCTCGACGAGCCCGCTTTCCTGTCTCCGGAAGGTGTGCCCTGGCTGGTCTCCTACGACCTCGACCGCCAGCGCGGCGCGTCTTTCAAGGAGGCCCTCTCGCGTCGCCCCTGGACCCTCTGGCGCTACCGCGAGCTGCTGCCGCTGGCGGATTTCGACCGCCGCATCGATCTCGGAGAAGGCGGCACTCCCCTGATCACCCTCAATCATCGCCCCGGCGGTGCCCGCCTGGTGGTCAAGGAGGAAGGCGGTAATCCCACCGGCTCCTTCAAGGCCCGCGGCCTGTCTCTGGCGGTCAACCGTGCTCGCGAGCTCGGGGCTCCCGGCGTCGAGCTGCCGAGCGCCGGCAACGCCGCCCTGGCGCTGTCCGCCTACGCCGCCGCCGCCGGCCTGCCGGCCCGGGTGGCGGTCCCCGGCGATACTCCGGCGACGGTTCTGCGGCGCTGTCGCGAGCACGGTGCCGAGGTGCTCACCAGCTCCGGCACCCTGGTCGAGGCCGCCGGTCGCCTGGCCGAAGACGACCGCGGCTACTGGAACCTCTCGACCCTCAAAGAGCCCTAT
Encoded here:
- a CDS encoding NAD-dependent epimerase/dehydratase family protein, with protein sequence MTKTDQPLHVAVTGGAGFIGSHLADAFLDRGDRVTVIDDLSGGKRENVSPRAELLELDIRSREAAEAVADLEVQVLVHHAAQMDVGRSVKDPCFDADVNIVGSLNLIEAGRRAALQQVLFASTGGAMYGEQEVYPAPEDHPTRPVSPYGVSKLALERYLYFYHQEYSLDATCLRYANVYGERQNPHGEAGVVAIFLNRLLAGETPRINGDGGQTRDYIHVSDVVRANLSALGRPGFHIYNIGTGRETSVLGLYDGLRRAAESEIRAEHGPPRPGEQRRSSIDGSVARRELALPDPLDLEAGLGRTAGWFRDRT
- a CDS encoding sulfatase yields the protein MRWAGTGCWLLLTACVFGACGPGEQPPDRLLLATAGPQPVEWVSLAGSERRAVTATDGVAWRGEVILQPGDALDFSLALVPGAASGVSAEAVVETASGRELARWPLSTAGSWQEQRLDLPLTGRHELVLRSVGAGTVAWAELSLLRRPSPAVGGERPNLILISLDTVRADHLSLYGYHRPTSPSLEALAASSWVFEQSFSTSTWTLPSHGSMFTGLLPDQHGLQRVADRLAPNAETAAERLAADGYRTAAITDGGFLGSRWGFAQGFERYDSTSGQAWEPKDAAVIFRRAAEWVAANRHRPFFLFVHTYEAHQPYFNREGFADPFLDPDYRGPFEQSANVFRKDVDLPAEVERITALYDGGLRRMDHYLGRFLDDLEARGVLDSTALIVTSDHGEGLNEHGDFEHAHGEVFDEHVRVPLLVRPAGGVSAARVATPVTSLDVLPTLLDFAGLEDPGLLGGSLRRLAEAPSQPSRAVLSHGINSLQELFERRYRLGEGDSLVIFDRPRQALAGFQPSSDPEMRRPQPPSPDDPAARRLGRLLAWLGEGDYWTCFEAGRRLTWVDGAALAVAGHWSGEGWQSGPAPAELSAAPGQELCVSFEILPGQGPRAVEVDGRRLRLRRAPADTSAAASPLVSDQPLLPSSGDAVLVWPTAAAFEAERTTLDEAATEELRALGYLG
- a CDS encoding efflux RND transporter periplasmic adaptor subunit, producing MSLRFAILATVVVSGLVQLGCAGAEAESSRHLMVSRGSLTPRVLMTGELVAGRAHSLAVPRTPTWEVQIRWMAEDGTEVVAGDRVVELDNTPFLTELEEKRLTLSQHKEELARKRAEGKLQIADGEFAVAQAEAGLEKARIAAAVPEALMARREFEELQLALRRAEIDLDKARESLAATRRRSESELAIQRIQVERFGRQIDLAENAVSSLQLTAPVDGILVVGNHPWEGRKLQVGDSVWVGMTVARIPDLTTMRVAADLPDVDDGRVAVGMKVRCTLDAYPQESFAGRVEQVAMVAKEASSRSLRRFFDVEVGLDEGDSDRMRPGMSVKVEVFGEERADALLAPRAALDLDAESPRARTPGGWREVDLGSCDAHHCEVTGGLSEGTRLAAVGEAW
- a CDS encoding efflux RND transporter periplasmic adaptor subunit, encoding MKRLALAAVIVGLLVAVVSWAGGGSEEQAWSEVVRGDLVIGIEVSGELRAAYSDLLGPPPMPGVASYKIASLMPEGRAVKAGMPVLRFDTSDLERRLLEKMAEKESADKELEKLGTTLASERRASELRLAEARARLRREDLKIDVPEDLVQANQLATTRLDRELAADEVAHLEQRLELMGRQSRAQLASWRERSARAAGRVEEIRQQIERMTVRAPRDGTLLHRADHRGDKKRVGDSAWQRDKVVEIPDLERMMAEGQVEEADAGLLALGQAVTLRLDAHPDEVYSGKVVSLGDSVRRRSRFNPLKVVAVEIELTNTDVERMRPGMRFQGAIEIERVPDILLAEVAAVGEGLDGPVARRKSLWGEETVRVETGRSNRQQVEVLAGLSAGDRLRTGGGRP
- a CDS encoding efflux RND transporter periplasmic adaptor subunit, whose product is MKSWLALAGVVVLGAVLFLTFGAAAGPEIPTQRLERRDFVRRVPAEGYLRATQSNALKVPSTIQGPVRIAWVTEDGSRVAAGEPVVRFDPSDFEERMTQARDDLDRLGFERRSEDSTSQAELANLDRDAEVARLELDSAERFQKRDEQLFSRTEIIESEIDGDLARHRQRHAESSKADRAKLSRTQLDLLGIEQRQANLRLATAESSLEDLEIVSPQDGIVVLKTDWRGNPPRTGDTTWAGQPLAEIPNLAEMEAEVWVLEADAGGLAAGQAASLVVEAHPEVRHGAVVKSVDSVAKPRRRGSPVQYFSVVLTLEETDPAVMKPGQRVRAELLVEERPDALVVPRQAIFERDGEFVVFARQGAGFEPRSVVMATTFLGQSVVEGLDEGTEIALVDPAASSSSASSQEAAPPSAAEGVLAP
- a CDS encoding ABC transporter permease, whose product is MNLREALSSAAENLAGHKLRSALTMLGMIFGVGAVIAMLSIGAGAEQQALEMIESLGLNNVLVRDAAPEGEELQEAREKSPGVSLRDVAAIEDAVPGVAEASPRVRIEPYRVLAAGGKSEALVFGVSHRHARLAGLRVSEGRFFDSRDEAHHGQVCVIGAEVRRELFGFGPAIGQDLKVNDVWFEVVGILSTGGATADSFQGVQLGEPAREIYVPVSTALRKFDQGPLDSPLSEIVVRLENGAPARRTGDLVAGLLDRLHAGAGDFELVVPEALLAQSRRTQRLFNLVMGCIAGISLLVGGIGIMNIMLATVLERTREIGVRRAVGARGRDIQFQFLTEAFAISLLGGIAGVVVGVAIARGVAAWADWETVVTLGSVLLSTGVAMAVGLASGYYPAVRAARLDPVDALRYE
- a CDS encoding SMP-30/gluconolactonase/LRE family protein produces the protein MRWRNLLLLAGVLVLAYFLLWPVPVAPVAWQAPANPGYGDGAAGSPLAQLERIPLPAGEHGMEDLALGPDGAIYGGTESGAVLRLDPASGEIREWRRFPGRPLGLTFDRDGTLWLADAFRGLVRVAADGSAELVATAAEGTDFGFTNNVDVAPDGRVYFSDASSKFAAREWGGTYASSKLDILEHGGHGRLLRFDPKSGETEVLLRGLQFANGVAVAADGRFVLVAETGSYSIRRLWLEGPKAGTDEPFAGPFPGFPDNLTRGPAGRFWVALVSPRNRLLDALSGSPGSRRAIWRLPAFLRPEATVYGHVIALDDAGRPLLDLQDPAGALAVNTAVLETATDLWVASLQEPAIGRLPKAGLGLPEPALPPSGEAQELFEPRAGDPGPKA
- a CDS encoding DoxX family protein, producing MQKIAPLLGRILLSGIFLMSAFGKITDFAGSQAYMESKGMPMTGLLLAGAIVLELFGGLSLVTGFKARLGALALIIFLIPATLIFHTNFADQMEVIAFLKNLSILGGLLMVYAFGPGSPALGSKSS
- a CDS encoding threonine synthase, whose amino-acid sequence is MFPRTSDSWARDLRCSRDDHRAPLDEPAFLSPEGVPWLVSYDLDRQRGASFKEALSRRPWTLWRYRELLPLADFDRRIDLGEGGTPLITLNHRPGGARLVVKEEGGNPTGSFKARGLSLAVNRARELGAPGVELPSAGNAALALSAYAAAAGLPARVAVPGDTPATVLRRCREHGAEVLTSSGTLVEAAGRLAEDDRGYWNLSTLKEPYRAEGKKTMGLELAEQLDWQLPDWIVYPTGGGTGIVGMAKAFDELEALGLIGSHRPRFVVVQMAGCAPLVRAFEAGAERAETWANPHTEVWGLRVPKAIGDFIILNALRRTNGLALAIAEDRLPAITDQVARTEGVRLGPEGAACWAAIEDLAEAGEVQAGQQVVLFQTGNPDNYL